A stretch of DNA from Staphylococcus equorum:
GTATCAATCATAATGCCTACGTTTTTCATAACGTTATTATTTTTAAAAATATCTATACCGTTTAAAGTGATAGATCCTGAAGTTGGTTTTTTAGACTTAGCAATAATTTTCATTAATGTAGTCTTACCAGCGCCATTTTTACCGATTAATCCAATAATATCACCTTTATTAATCGTTAAAGAAACACCATCAAGCACATTGAAGTCAGAATTTTTAAAGCGTTTATAAAGATTATCTATTTTTAACATTATGTTCTCCTTTAAAAAATATTTTTAAGATTAAATAAGTTAAACAAAAGTATATTAAAAATGAAAAGATAAATTGAGGGATGGTAAGTAAATTTTGATTTATTTCTATATAAAAATCGTTCTTCTCAGTTGTAAAATCATCACTAATTTCTTTGAATTTTGGATTAGACATTATAGAGTTTGACACAATGTAATAATATAAAATATTGAACAGAGCCATTATAAATAAAGATACTAAGTTATATGTATTCTTGCTAAAAATAATAGAAAGAATATTTGATAGTAATGGAAAAATAAGTAATCCCAAAATCATAAATATTAATCCTAAATTGACATTTATTAAAGACATTATAAAAGAGAATACAAGATTTAATATAAATGAAAAAATGATATTAGATTTGTTGAATACTCTTTTCATAAAAACAAACTCCTTTTAAGAAAACTTGTAAATCAAAATATTATACAACCAATGGAAAGCGATGGCATCTTGTAATTTATATTTATCTGCGAGCCAATACATAATTAAGCTGCTTGGGAATTTTGTACATAAATTAACTATGAGATCGCCATTAATATGTAAGATTAAGGAAAATAAAAAAGAACCTATTATAAAACTTGATGATTTGTTAAAGACGCTTAATAAGAGTATTAGTAAAATATGTCTAAATAGAAATTCTTCACAAATAGCTACAATAAAATACTCAGTTGTTGCTGCCTTTCCAATTAAAAATAAAGAAAAAGGCAAAATAATAATAAATATAAAAATTAAACGTTTATAATTAAAAATTTGTAAGTACCAAATACGTAAATGCTTTTTAAATAAATACATTACAAGTAAAGTGGGTAATCCAATGAATGAAATGATAAAAATAAGCATAAAAATTATATAGTATATAAGAGCGGAAGAATTATCTAGAATAGATACTGAAAGCATAAGCATTATATTTAAACTCACACCAGAGACAACTATAAGTAATGTTGCAATTACAATTGCTTCTATTTTCTTCATAAATATTGACCT
This window harbors:
- a CDS encoding Msa family membrane protein gives rise to the protein MKRVFNKSNIIFSFILNLVFSFIMSLINVNLGLIFMILGLLIFPLLSNILSIIFSKNTYNLVSLFIMALFNILYYYIVSNSIMSNPKFKEISDDFTTEKNDFYIEINQNLLTIPQFIFSFLIYFCLTYLILKIFFKGEHNVKNR
- a CDS encoding CPBP family intramembrane glutamic endopeptidase; its protein translation is MKKIEAIVIATLLIVVSGVSLNIMLMLSVSILDNSSALIYYIIFMLIFIISFIGLPTLLVMYLFKKHLRIWYLQIFNYKRLIFIFIIILPFSLFLIGKAATTEYFIVAICEEFLFRHILLILLLSVFNKSSSFIIGSFLFSLILHINGDLIVNLCTKFPSSLIMYWLADKYKLQDAIAFHWLYNILIYKFS